In a single window of the Frondihabitans peucedani genome:
- a CDS encoding cysteine desulfurase family protein: MLYLDAAATSPVRREALEAMWPYLTSDFGNPSSRHTVGESAARALTAARAQVAAFFGCRPGEVVFTAGGTEAANLAVKGIALGDPRRRHLVTTRIEHEAVLASVDHLERLHGFEVSYVDLDRHGVVSPEALAAVVRDDTALVSVAHANNEIGTTQDLRALAEVCRWAGVPFHSDAVQTAGWLPTRVGDLGVDALSISGHKVGAPKGVGALYLAGRLPIEPLVHGGGQERGRRSGTENVAGAVALGVAVGLAEASREARAAAAVEARDAFVGAVLELVPGAEFTGAPVSRLPANASFVFPGTNGEAILLELERRGVVSSSGSACAAGDDGPSHVLTALGYPDDVAQTAVRFTWQADVTAAELVPVATAVRDSVAAVAAILR, from the coding sequence GTGCTCTACCTCGACGCCGCCGCCACGTCGCCCGTCCGCCGCGAGGCCCTCGAGGCCATGTGGCCGTACCTGACGAGCGACTTCGGCAACCCCTCGAGCCGTCACACCGTGGGGGAGTCCGCGGCCCGAGCCCTGACGGCAGCCCGGGCGCAGGTCGCCGCGTTCTTCGGGTGCCGGCCCGGCGAGGTCGTCTTCACGGCCGGCGGCACCGAGGCGGCCAACCTCGCCGTCAAGGGGATCGCCCTCGGCGACCCGCGCCGCCGCCACCTCGTCACCACGCGGATCGAGCACGAGGCCGTCCTCGCCTCCGTCGACCACCTCGAGCGCCTGCACGGCTTCGAGGTGTCGTACGTCGACCTCGACCGGCACGGCGTCGTCAGCCCGGAGGCGCTCGCGGCCGTCGTGCGCGACGACACCGCGCTCGTCAGCGTCGCGCACGCGAACAACGAGATCGGGACCACGCAGGATCTCCGGGCGCTCGCCGAGGTGTGCCGCTGGGCGGGCGTCCCGTTCCACTCCGACGCCGTGCAGACCGCCGGCTGGCTCCCCACCCGCGTCGGCGACCTCGGCGTCGATGCCCTGTCGATCTCCGGCCACAAGGTCGGCGCGCCCAAGGGAGTCGGGGCCCTGTACCTCGCCGGCCGCCTGCCGATCGAGCCGCTCGTCCACGGCGGCGGGCAGGAGCGCGGCCGGCGCTCCGGCACCGAGAACGTCGCCGGGGCCGTCGCCCTCGGGGTGGCCGTCGGCCTGGCGGAGGCCTCCCGCGAGGCGCGAGCCGCCGCCGCGGTCGAGGCGCGCGACGCGTTCGTCGGCGCCGTGCTGGAGCTCGTTCCGGGGGCGGAGTTCACCGGGGCGCCCGTCTCGCGGCTGCCCGCGAACGCGTCGTTCGTGTTCCCGGGGACGAACGGCGAGGCGATCCTGCTCGAGCTCGAACGCCGGGGCGTCGTGTCGTCGAGCGGCTCGGCCTGCGCGGCCGGCGACGACGGGCCCTCGCACGTGCTCACGGCGCTCGGCTACCCGGACGACGTCGCCCAGACCGCCGTCCGCTTCACCTGGCAGGCCGACGTGACCGCGGCCGAGCTCGTGCCGGTGGCGACGGCGGTGCGGGACTCGGTCGCCGCGGTGGCCGCGATCCTGCGCTGA
- the nadC gene encoding carboxylating nicotinate-nucleotide diphosphorylase produces the protein MLTDDAITEVVRLALREDAPWGDVTSEALIPEEATATASIVAREEGVLSGVRVLRAVAREVDPLVEVDVLAADGDRFAAGQTLAALRGSARSILRAERIALNLVQRLSGIATLTARYVALTDGTSAQIVDTRKTTPGLRALERDAVVAGGGRNHRFSLSDAVLVKDNHLAILLAQGFSTTEALLAMKARLSHTTHVEVEVDRLDQIEDVLAAGVDTIMLDNFSPDDLVRGVEQVAGRALVEASGGVSLDTVAAIARSGVDLISVGALTHSVRALDLGLDVAIDVASRGRGFATGFAAV, from the coding sequence ATGCTCACCGATGACGCGATCACCGAGGTCGTCCGCCTGGCACTCCGAGAGGACGCGCCCTGGGGCGACGTCACGAGCGAGGCCCTGATCCCGGAGGAAGCCACGGCCACCGCCTCGATCGTCGCCCGCGAGGAGGGCGTGCTGAGCGGGGTCCGCGTGCTGCGTGCCGTCGCCCGCGAGGTCGACCCGCTCGTCGAGGTCGACGTGCTGGCAGCCGACGGCGACCGCTTCGCCGCGGGGCAGACGCTCGCCGCGCTGCGGGGGTCGGCGCGGTCGATCCTGCGGGCCGAGCGCATCGCGCTCAACCTCGTGCAGCGGCTCTCGGGCATCGCCACGCTGACCGCTCGCTACGTCGCCCTCACCGACGGGACCAGCGCGCAGATCGTCGACACTCGCAAGACCACGCCCGGCCTCCGGGCGCTCGAGCGCGACGCGGTCGTCGCCGGCGGCGGGCGCAACCACCGGTTCTCGCTGTCGGACGCGGTCCTCGTGAAGGACAACCACCTGGCGATCCTGCTCGCGCAGGGGTTCTCGACGACCGAGGCCCTGCTGGCCATGAAGGCGAGGCTGTCGCACACTACCCACGTCGAGGTGGAGGTCGACCGGCTCGACCAGATCGAGGACGTCCTGGCCGCCGGGGTCGACACGATCATGCTCGACAACTTCTCGCCCGACGACCTCGTGCGCGGCGTCGAGCAGGTCGCCGGGCGGGCCCTGGTCGAGGCGTCGGGCGGGGTGAGCCTCGACACCGTCGCCGCGATCGCGAGGTCGGGAGTCGACCTGATCTCGGTCGGCGCTCTCACGCACAGCGTCCGCGCCCTCGACCTCGGCCTCGACGTGGCCATCGACGTCGCCTCGCGAGGCCGCGGGTTCGCGACCGGCTTCGCCGCCGTCTGA
- the nadB gene encoding L-aspartate oxidase, with protein sequence MTGRDLLVVGSGLGGLTAALRADALGHAVTLVTKGALDDSNSRWAQGGIAAAVFPDDSPALHAADTVAAGAGLSLDAAVDALCSDGPDRIRDLVRWGVVFDETEPSAANPEGWARGLEAAHGRARVLHAGGDATGRAIVVALVERLRASRVRVVEHAVLTDLVLTVTGERRVAGAEILRDGHRETLLADAVILATGGAGQLYEFTTNPEGATGDGLAAAWRAGAEVADLEFYQFHPTALAVPGSFLVSEAVRGEGAVLLDAGGRRFLAGVDRRAELAPRDIVARAIAEQMKRQAGLPVLLDATHLGRATLEARFPTITAATRAAGLDWASEPVPVTPAAHYFMGGVRTDLWGRTSLPGLSAVGEVAVTGVHGANRLASNSLLEAAVFGWRAVAALDADETAERGVLAGAAVETPPASGGGGSVILRGDLQRLMWDAAGVERNGRDLLAAAQTLAEASAPDDGSAEGREAANLLDVARLVVTAALAREESRGAHFRSDFPDTRDETAHALTWAREVPEHAHR encoded by the coding sequence GTGACCGGGCGCGACCTCCTCGTCGTCGGCTCGGGGCTCGGCGGCCTGACCGCGGCCCTCCGCGCCGACGCCCTGGGCCACGCCGTCACGCTCGTCACCAAGGGCGCCCTCGACGACAGCAACTCGCGGTGGGCCCAGGGCGGCATCGCCGCGGCCGTCTTCCCCGACGACTCGCCGGCCCTGCACGCCGCCGACACCGTCGCAGCGGGGGCCGGGCTGTCGCTCGACGCGGCCGTCGACGCGCTCTGCTCCGACGGCCCCGACCGCATCCGCGACCTGGTGCGCTGGGGCGTCGTCTTCGACGAGACGGAGCCGTCCGCAGCGAACCCCGAGGGCTGGGCCCGCGGCCTCGAGGCCGCGCACGGTCGAGCGCGGGTCCTGCACGCGGGCGGCGACGCCACCGGGCGGGCCATCGTCGTCGCCCTCGTCGAGCGGCTCCGGGCCTCCCGCGTCCGCGTCGTCGAGCACGCGGTGCTCACCGACCTCGTCCTCACCGTCACGGGCGAGCGCCGGGTCGCGGGGGCCGAGATCCTGCGCGACGGCCACCGCGAGACGCTCCTCGCCGACGCCGTGATCCTGGCGACCGGCGGTGCCGGTCAGCTCTACGAGTTCACCACGAACCCCGAGGGCGCCACCGGCGACGGGCTCGCCGCCGCCTGGCGCGCCGGCGCCGAGGTCGCCGATCTGGAGTTCTACCAGTTCCACCCCACCGCGCTGGCCGTGCCCGGGAGCTTCCTGGTGTCGGAGGCCGTCCGCGGCGAGGGCGCCGTGCTGCTCGACGCGGGCGGCCGCCGGTTCCTCGCCGGCGTCGATCGCCGGGCCGAGCTCGCCCCCCGCGACATCGTCGCTCGCGCCATCGCCGAGCAGATGAAGCGCCAGGCAGGACTCCCCGTGCTCCTCGACGCGACCCACCTCGGACGGGCGACCCTCGAGGCGCGCTTCCCGACGATCACCGCGGCGACGCGGGCCGCGGGGCTCGACTGGGCGAGCGAGCCCGTCCCGGTCACTCCGGCGGCGCACTACTTCATGGGCGGCGTCCGCACCGACCTGTGGGGCCGCACGTCGCTCCCCGGTCTCTCCGCCGTCGGCGAGGTCGCCGTCACCGGCGTTCACGGAGCGAACCGCCTGGCGTCGAACTCGCTGCTCGAGGCCGCCGTCTTCGGCTGGCGGGCCGTCGCCGCGCTCGACGCCGACGAGACGGCCGAGCGCGGCGTGCTCGCCGGGGCCGCGGTCGAGACGCCGCCGGCCTCGGGAGGCGGAGGTTCCGTGATCCTGCGCGGCGATCTCCAGCGCCTGATGTGGGATGCCGCCGGAGTCGAGCGGAACGGCAGAGACCTCCTGGCCGCGGCGCAGACGCTCGCGGAGGCGTCCGCTCCCGACGACGGGTCGGCCGAGGGGCGCGAGGCCGCGAACCTCCTCGACGTGGCCCGGCTCGTCGTCACCGCCGCCCTCGCCCGCGAGGAGTCGCGCGGCGCGCACTTCCGATCCGACTTCCCCGACACCCGAGACGAGACGGCCCACGCTCTGACGTGGGCACGAGAGGTTCCCGAGCATGCTCACCGATGA
- the nadA gene encoding quinolinate synthase NadA, producing the protein MTSVDTTIQHITNGRAPGEVCTTDLREAPWAFDTGVPSYGPGSSMFDVIPPRAPLQGEIPLEYREASADELHRRILAAKAILGDRVLILGHFYQRDEVVQYADYVGDSFQLAVKAKASPAAEAIVFCGVHFMAETADLLSTPEQAVILPNLAAGCSMADMADIDSVEAAWEQLEGLYGDLTAVDADGRVPVIPVTYMNSAADLKGFCGRHGGIVCTSSNAETVLEWAFARGRRVLFFPDQHLGRNTAKAMGVPLDRMPMWNPRKALGGSTPEQLDDAQVILWYGFCSVHKRFTVDQIAAARAEHPGVQVIVHPECPMPVVDAADSYGSTDFIVKAIQAAPAGSTFAIGTEINLVNRLAAEYPQHTIFCLDSVVCPCSTMYRIHPGYIAWALEALIGTADRPAEVLNRITVSDDVAEPARVALERMLAAKPNHTVSV; encoded by the coding sequence ATGACCAGCGTCGACACCACGATCCAGCACATCACGAACGGCCGGGCCCCGGGCGAGGTCTGCACCACCGACCTCCGCGAGGCGCCCTGGGCCTTCGACACCGGCGTGCCCTCGTACGGCCCGGGCTCGTCGATGTTCGACGTGATCCCGCCGCGGGCGCCGCTGCAGGGCGAGATCCCGCTCGAGTACCGCGAGGCGTCGGCCGACGAGCTGCACCGCCGCATCCTGGCCGCGAAGGCGATCCTCGGCGACCGGGTGCTGATACTCGGGCACTTCTACCAGCGCGACGAGGTCGTGCAGTACGCCGACTACGTGGGCGACTCGTTCCAGCTCGCGGTGAAGGCGAAGGCCTCGCCCGCGGCCGAGGCGATCGTCTTCTGCGGCGTGCACTTCATGGCCGAGACCGCCGACCTGCTCTCGACGCCGGAGCAGGCCGTGATCCTGCCGAACCTCGCCGCAGGATGCTCGATGGCCGACATGGCCGACATCGACAGCGTCGAGGCGGCCTGGGAGCAGCTCGAAGGCCTCTACGGCGACCTGACCGCGGTCGACGCCGACGGCCGCGTGCCGGTGATCCCGGTCACCTACATGAACTCCGCCGCCGACCTCAAGGGCTTCTGCGGGCGCCACGGCGGCATCGTCTGCACCTCGTCGAACGCCGAGACCGTGCTCGAGTGGGCGTTCGCCCGAGGGCGCCGCGTGCTGTTCTTCCCCGACCAGCACCTCGGCCGCAACACGGCGAAGGCGATGGGCGTCCCGCTCGACCGCATGCCGATGTGGAACCCGCGGAAGGCCCTCGGCGGCTCCACGCCCGAGCAGCTGGACGACGCGCAGGTCATCCTCTGGTACGGCTTCTGCTCGGTGCACAAGCGCTTCACCGTCGACCAGATCGCGGCCGCCCGGGCCGAGCACCCCGGCGTCCAGGTGATCGTCCACCCCGAGTGCCCGATGCCGGTGGTCGACGCGGCCGACTCGTACGGCTCGACCGACTTCATCGTCAAGGCCATCCAGGCGGCCCCGGCAGGATCGACGTTCGCCATCGGGACCGAGATCAACCTCGTCAACCGCCTGGCGGCCGAGTACCCGCAGCACACGATCTTCTGCCTCGACTCGGTCGTCTGCCCCTGCTCGACGATGTACCGGATCCACCCCGGCTACATCGCCTGGGCGCTCGAGGCGCTCATCGGCACCGCCGACCGTCCTGCCGAGGTGCTCAACCGCATCACCGTCTCCGACGACGTCGCCGAGCCGGCCCGCGTCGCGCTCGAGCGGATGCTCGCCGCGAAGCCGAACCACACGGTGTCGGTGTGA
- a CDS encoding NUDIX hydrolase: protein MTDSSTGDAPGATPALAVSTVIFSLLPQGETGRTALHIPLVRRIREPYRGLWALPGGPLGADEDLSDAARRHLLDTTALSPSYLEQLYAFGSRSRSAAERVVSIVYWALVSRENAAAGPAAALVQGDPNVCWFDADDLPALAFDHRTIVDYALWRLRTKMEYSRIAGAFVGSTFTLSQLREVHEAVLGRDLDPANFRRMVEASDAVVPTGEYLTGTKHRPPRLYRYNSPIDLDPSPLGRS, encoded by the coding sequence ATGACCGATTCCAGCACCGGAGATGCGCCGGGCGCGACGCCCGCGCTCGCGGTGTCGACGGTCATCTTCTCGCTCCTGCCGCAGGGCGAGACCGGCCGGACGGCCCTGCACATCCCGCTCGTGCGACGCATCCGCGAGCCCTACCGCGGCCTGTGGGCGCTCCCCGGCGGCCCGCTCGGAGCCGACGAAGACCTCTCCGACGCGGCCAGGCGGCACCTGCTCGACACGACCGCCCTCTCTCCGAGCTACCTGGAGCAGCTCTACGCGTTCGGGTCGAGGTCGAGGAGCGCCGCCGAGCGCGTCGTGTCGATCGTCTACTGGGCCCTCGTCTCGCGCGAGAACGCCGCAGCGGGCCCGGCCGCAGCCCTCGTGCAGGGCGATCCCAACGTCTGCTGGTTCGACGCCGACGACCTCCCCGCGCTCGCCTTCGACCACCGAACGATCGTCGACTACGCGCTCTGGCGGCTCCGCACGAAGATGGAGTACAGCAGGATCGCGGGCGCGTTCGTCGGCTCGACCTTCACCCTCAGCCAGCTCCGCGAGGTGCACGAGGCCGTCCTCGGCCGCGACCTCGATCCGGCGAACTTCCGCCGGATGGTCGAGGCGAGCGACGCCGTCGTGCCCACCGGCGAGTACCTCACCGGCACCAAGCACCGGCCGCCGCGCCTCTACCGCTACAACAGCCCCATCGACCTCGACCCGAGCCCGCTGGGCCGGTCGTGA
- a CDS encoding alpha/beta hydrolase fold domain-containing protein: MSLLLTATRRLLVLRPRTTTTEQTLDRAIARRGGPAPVSRAVKRVAVVDERIVDGRRVVRLTPRQKPRGGHLIYTHGGCYTFPLIGAHWGILATLVRRAGITIDVPLYGLAPEHTATEAADWLETIYDDAVAEFGPVVSLAGDSAGGGLALAQAVRYRDSGRPAPRHVILISPWLDATLINPGAAAVAPLDHMLAVPGLVRAGRLWAGDLDPSDPLVSPLSSDLAGLPPIHIEQGDHDLFYADAEELHRRITRAGGRSDFRLTRGGFHVFVGAPWIPEARAALARIAAVLRQG, encoded by the coding sequence ATGTCCCTGCTCCTGACCGCGACCCGGCGCCTCCTCGTCCTGCGCCCGCGCACGACGACGACGGAGCAGACCCTCGATCGCGCCATCGCCCGACGAGGCGGTCCGGCTCCGGTCAGCCGGGCGGTGAAGCGCGTCGCCGTGGTCGACGAGCGGATCGTCGACGGCCGCCGCGTCGTGCGGCTGACGCCCCGACAGAAACCCCGCGGAGGCCACCTGATCTACACGCACGGCGGCTGCTACACGTTCCCGCTGATCGGCGCGCACTGGGGCATCCTGGCCACCCTCGTCCGGCGGGCGGGCATCACGATCGACGTGCCCCTCTACGGCCTGGCGCCCGAGCACACGGCGACCGAGGCGGCCGACTGGCTCGAGACGATCTACGACGACGCCGTCGCCGAGTTCGGACCGGTCGTGTCGCTCGCGGGCGACAGCGCCGGCGGCGGCCTCGCCCTCGCCCAGGCCGTCCGCTACCGCGACTCCGGTCGACCGGCGCCCCGCCACGTCATCCTGATCTCGCCCTGGCTCGACGCCACGCTGATCAACCCGGGCGCCGCCGCCGTCGCCCCGCTCGACCACATGCTGGCCGTCCCGGGCCTCGTCCGGGCCGGTCGCCTCTGGGCAGGAGACCTCGACCCAAGCGACCCGCTCGTCAGCCCGCTGTCGTCCGACCTCGCCGGGCTCCCTCCCATCCACATCGAGCAGGGCGACCACGACCTCTTCTACGCCGACGCCGAGGAGCTCCACCGCAGGATCACGCGCGCGGGCGGGCGGAGCGACTTCCGGCTCACGCGGGGCGGGTTCCACGTCTTCGTCGGCGCCCCGTGGATCCCGGAGGCGCGGGCGGCCCTCGCCCGCATCGCCGCGGTGCTCCGACAGGGGTGA
- a CDS encoding shikimate dehydrogenase has product MKRLAVLGSPIAHSLSPALHTAAYRVLGLDWEYGLADVATGGLAAFLENLDDSWVGLSLTMPLKREVIALLDEASPLVEELGVANTLLLARDGAELRLAGFNTDVDGIVRAIEWRAGRSAGIAAHAAILGGGATASSALAAAVRLGATRIALYLRDPARASTQTELAARLGVPLEVRPLDELAESGPLGLVLSTLPGGVELPPVLPSGPDAILLDVAYDPWPSRLAEAWESAGGVAVSGLDMLLEQAVGQIRLFTGGAQDQPLADEADVRAAMRAAVDLPA; this is encoded by the coding sequence GTGAAGCGTCTCGCCGTCCTCGGCTCCCCCATCGCCCACTCGCTGTCGCCCGCGCTGCACACGGCGGCCTACCGCGTGCTCGGGCTCGACTGGGAGTACGGCCTCGCCGACGTAGCGACCGGAGGCCTCGCCGCGTTCCTCGAGAACCTCGACGACTCCTGGGTCGGGCTGAGCCTGACGATGCCGCTCAAGCGCGAGGTCATCGCGCTGCTCGACGAGGCGTCGCCGCTCGTCGAGGAGCTCGGCGTCGCCAACACGCTGCTGCTCGCGCGCGACGGAGCCGAGCTGCGTCTCGCGGGGTTCAACACCGACGTCGACGGGATCGTCCGCGCGATCGAGTGGCGGGCCGGGCGGTCTGCGGGCATCGCGGCTCACGCGGCGATCCTCGGCGGCGGTGCCACGGCGAGCTCGGCGCTGGCGGCGGCCGTCCGGCTCGGCGCGACGCGCATCGCGCTGTACCTCCGCGACCCCGCGAGGGCGAGCACCCAGACCGAGCTCGCCGCGCGGCTCGGCGTCCCGCTCGAGGTGCGACCCCTCGACGAGCTGGCGGAGTCCGGCCCCCTCGGCCTCGTGCTCAGCACCCTGCCCGGCGGCGTCGAGCTGCCGCCGGTCCTCCCGAGCGGCCCCGACGCGATCCTGCTCGACGTCGCCTACGACCCGTGGCCGAGCCGGCTCGCCGAGGCGTGGGAGTCCGCCGGCGGCGTGGCGGTCAGCGGCCTCGACATGCTCCTCGAGCAGGCGGTCGGCCAGATCCGGCTCTTCACCGGTGGAGCGCAGGATCAGCCGCTCGCCGACGAGGCCGACGTCAGGGCGGCCATGCGCGCCGCCGTCGACCTCCCCGCCTGA
- the aroD gene encoding type I 3-dehydroquinate dehydratase — protein MTETFRPAVIRGVEFGPGRPKICVPLTGSTVEELRDGVAALDGSFVDLVELRADHFDDVDDIDEVLRATETVRESLPDEIPLLFTFRSKPEGGQRDIDPVAYERLLLTTVRSGAIDAVDVEMFTELASLERLVNGAHERGVAVIMSSHDFQHTPPLEQIVARLRLQQDLGADIVKIAVMPEAPSDVLTLLQATGVFAEKATRPAMTMSMGPLGVVTRLAGETFGSCATFGSVGEASAPGQVEARSLRVTLDLLHDAQVG, from the coding sequence GTGACCGAGACCTTCCGCCCCGCCGTGATCCGAGGCGTCGAGTTCGGCCCCGGGCGCCCGAAGATCTGCGTCCCGCTGACCGGCAGCACCGTCGAGGAGCTCCGCGACGGCGTCGCCGCCCTCGACGGCTCGTTCGTCGACCTCGTCGAGCTGCGCGCCGACCACTTCGACGACGTCGACGACATCGACGAGGTGCTCCGCGCCACCGAGACGGTCCGCGAGAGCCTGCCCGACGAGATCCCGCTGCTCTTCACGTTCCGCTCGAAGCCCGAGGGCGGCCAGCGCGACATCGACCCGGTCGCGTACGAGCGGCTGCTCCTCACCACCGTGCGCTCGGGCGCGATCGACGCCGTCGACGTCGAGATGTTCACCGAGCTGGCCTCCCTCGAGCGGCTCGTCAACGGCGCACACGAGCGCGGCGTCGCCGTGATCATGTCGTCGCACGACTTCCAGCACACGCCGCCGCTCGAGCAGATCGTCGCGCGGCTCCGCCTCCAGCAGGATCTCGGCGCCGACATCGTCAAGATCGCCGTCATGCCGGAGGCGCCCTCCGACGTGCTCACCCTGCTGCAGGCGACCGGGGTGTTCGCCGAGAAGGCGACGAGACCCGCCATGACGATGTCGATGGGCCCGCTGGGCGTGGTGACGCGCCTGGCCGGCGAGACCTTCGGATCCTGCGCGACCTTCGGCTCCGTCGGCGAGGCCAGCGCCCCCGGCCAGGTCGAGGCGAGGTCGCTGCGGGTCACCCTCGACCTGCTGCACGACGCACAGGTCGGCTGA